The window GTTCTGATAAGCTAAGGTGGCGTGCGTCCTTTGTTGGTCATTCCGGCGCTCTTCGGGACGGAGATTCATGACGAGGAGCTAGGCGCCATCTGGGGAACCTTCGGCTGCCTGTACCGCGGCCCCCGCATCGGCACCCTGGCCGGCCTGCGCGGCCGGCCCGGCAAAGTGATGAGTCAGATCCCCATCCTGGGCGGCATTCGCTATGACGTGTTCGGGACGCTGCTGCGGGTGCTGGAGAGCATCGGGTACAAGCCTGGCTCGACCATGCACCTGCACGCTTATGACTGGCGGCTATCAGCGATGACGCTGGGGCAATCGCTGGCGACGGAGATTCGCCGGCTGGCCGCCGCCAGTGGCAGCGAGATCGATCTGCTGGGACTGTCGAACGGAGGCCTGCTGATGCGAGCGGCGTATGCCGTCGACAGCGATCTGCCGGTGCGGCGGGTGGTGACGTCGGGCGCGCCCCTGGCGGGATCGCTTGAGACCCTGGCTTGTCTGCACGCCGGCTTTCAGTTCGCGCCGTTCGGGCGCACGGTCTCGCCCCAAGAGTTCATTGCATGCCCGGGCGCCGTGGATTCCATCCCCACACCCGACGTGCCCAGCTTCTTTCAGCACGGCCGAGGCGGCGACCAGCAGCCGTTCGATCTGTACGACGTGGCGACCTGGAAGGCGTTGCGGCTGTCGGTCTTTCGTGGCCGCACGCCGTCCGACGAAGAGGCCTGGACGCGGGTGATGACCGAACGCCTGCGCCAGACTCGCGCCGGCTGGGAGAAAATGCGCAACGCCCCCGCCCCGCGCGAACTGGTCTGCGTCTGCGGCGCCGGCCTGCCCACCCAGGTGCGGGTGGTGGTGCGCGATCGCCAGGCTCTGGTCCCGGGCGAGGGCAAGGTCAGCCGGTTGCCGGCCGACGCGCTGGCCGACGGCGACGGCGGCGTCAGCGTTGCCAGCGCCACCGGGTGGACCGGCGCCGATGCGCGCGTCATCAAGATTCCCGTCGGCCGCCACCGGGACGTGGTGCGCACCCCGGCGGCCTTCGCCGCCATCACCGACGCGCTGAAGAACTAGATCGCGGCGGCGACTGCCGCCTCGGCGCCCACGCTGAGCTTCGACGACGGCGTGGCCATCACCCGCACCGAAACCGTCTTGGCGATCTCGCTGATCAGGATGGGCGCGCCGGCGGGAATTCTGCCGTCGTCGAACACCCCGCAGGTGGCCAGCAGCGCGTCGTCCACCGACGGGAACACCCCGACCAACACGTGCCCGCAGACCACCGCGAAGCGCCCCGGGTAAAGCCGCAGCAGATCGTCCTTCATCGCCTCGAACACGCGCGCTTCGTCGGTGTTTTCCAGCATGAAACAAGCATCGCTCCGCCGATCGCGGCGGTCAAAAAAATTAGGCGGTTGCGGCCGACACAGCGAGCGCGGTCTACTGTCCGCGCCGCGCATGCGCCCCACCCTGCAGCAGTTCCGTGCCTTCATCGGCGGCAACCGGTACACCGCGGGCGCCACCGCCCAGTTTTCGCGGCGGGCGCGGGCGGCCATCTATCTCTACCGACTGGCGGTGCGCATCCTGGCCCAGTGGGCGCGCGACAAGTGCCCGCAGCAGGCGGCGGCGCTGGCCTTTCAGACCGCCCTGTCGCTGGTGCCGGTCACGGCCATCGCCTTCTCCGTGCTGCGGGCCACGGGATCGCTGGACGCCGAATCGAATCTATCGGCCTTCATCGCCCGCAACATCTTCCCGCAGCTGGAAGACGTCGCCGTCCACATCGAGGCCTTCTCGAAGAACATCAGCATCGGCGCCCTAGGCGGCGGTGGATTGTTCTTCACCCTGATCACCTGCTACTCGCTTTACAACTACGTCGAAGGGATCTTCAACGACATCTGGCGCGTCGGCCAGCGCCGCACGCTGATGGGCAAGCTGCTGACGTTCTACGCGATGGTCACGCTGCTGCCGACGCTGGCCGGGTTCTCGCTGTACTGGTCGGGAAAGTTGATCTCGTCAGGCAGCGCCTCGCAGTTCTTCGCGCCGCTGCTGCTGGAGATGATCGCTTTGGTTCTGATGAACAAGCTTTTGCCCCGCGCCCTGGTGAACTGGAGCGCGGCCGTGACCGGCGCCCTGGTCACCGGGTTCGCGCTGGAGGCGATGAAGTTCGCGTTCGTCGCCTACGCCAAGAAGCTGATGCTGCGCAGCTACGCCGGCGTCTACGGCCCGCTCGGTTTGATCCCGCTGGTGCTGGTGTGGATTTACGCGGCGTGGCTGCTGGTGTTGCTGGGCGCCGAGATCGCGCACGCCTTGCAGAACCTGCGGCTGCTGGAGGCCGAGGATCGCCGACAGCGCGGGGACGAGCCGATCAACGGGCTGGTGGCGGCGCAGCTTCTGGCCGCCGTCTCGGCCACGCACCAGACGGGCGGCGCCGGCCACCGCAAGGATCGCCTGGCCACGGAGTTCGGCCTCACCCCCGACATCGTCGAGCGCATCGCCGAACGACTGAAGGCGCGTGGCCTCATCGCCGAGGTGCAAGGCGATCTGAACGGCTATATCCCGGCGCGCCCGGCCAGCACGATCACCTTGGACGATGTCCTTGCAGCGTTTCGTTCGACCGACGTGGAGATCGCCGAGGGCGCCACCTCGCCGGCGTTGCAGGCGCTCATCACCGACCTCGAAGAAGGCCGTCACCGCCGCATCGCCGGGGTCACCATCGCCGATCTGCTTCCCGACACCGACAACACCGTGGTGGCGAGACCGGAAGGCGTGCCCGAGGCGACGGGTGATTAGGGAATTTGAAAGGTGCCGGTCACGTTTCTGCGCTCCTTAGTCCAGTCCAAATTCCTTCCGATCAGAACGGACCGGACCCTTCAGATTCCCTGCGACGAGTTTCTAGCCCAGCGCTTTCCGCCGCACTTCGCGGAAGGCGTCGCTTGCTTCGTCGTGGGCGCGCGTGACCACTGTGATGCGATTGCCGTCGAACTCGTAGATGTTGTAGCGGGCGCGTTTTTCGGCGCTGCCGGTGTATGACGCCGAGCCGGCGCCGATGATGGGGATGGGGCGCCCGCCCGGGCCGGGCAGTGTGGCGCTCTCGTCTTTGTGATCGTGGCCGTGCAAGACCAGCTCGGCGCCGGCGCGTCCAAGGACGTCGGCGAACGACTGGCGATCGCGCAGATTGCGCGACTCGGCGCCCTTCAGCATGACTGGCGGGTGGTGAATCAAAACCACGCGGGTCTTGCCTTGCAGCGCTGGCGACGTCAGCGTGGCCTCCAGCCGTTGCAACTGAGCGGCGCCGACTTCACCCCAGGCGCCCAGATCGCCGGTGGGCACGCAGCTGGTCACGCCGATCAGCGCCACGTCGCCACGCAGGCGGACGAACGGATACGGCTGGTCGCGATCGACCGGCACGTCGGGCGCCTGAAAAGACGCGAACAAGGTTTCAAAGCGACGAGCGTCGAAGACATCGGCCACGTAGGCGTCGTGATTGCCGGGGATGATGGTCGCGGTCGCGCCCGACACGCCGGCGGCCGCCAGCCAGCGCAGCGACGCCTGCCATTCCGCTTCGAGGGCGATGTTCGACAGATCGCCGGTGACGGCCAGATGATCCAGCGCCTGCGCGCGCACGTCGTCACCCAGCGCCGCCAGCAAGTCCATCTTGTGCTTGCGGCGGCGGTTCAGGACCAGGTTCACGGCGCCGATGGCGCGCTTGCCGGTGAACTGACCCAGGCGCGCGCCGTCGAAGCCGCGAAAGTGCGGGTCGGTGACGTGGCCCAGACGGAACATGATGCTTACCCTCCCCTCGTCGGCAGGTTCACCAGCGTCGGGCCCGACCCGGGGTGGTTGGCGGCCATCTGCACCTCGGCCACCACGCCGTAATGGTCGGAAGCGAACAGCCGTTCGCCGCTGGGCATGACCGCCGGCTCGTCGAACATGAGCCGCGCCGAGTGCAAGGTGCCGCGGCCGTCTCGGCGCGGTGGTGTAACAAAAATGTAGTCGAGTCGCCGATCGCTGCGCAGAAAAGCCAGGCGTTCGGTGTAAGGGTTGCTGCGCGCCCAGGTGAACCCGGGCTGGCCGGCGTGCAGGATGTCCCAGGCGTCCTGGTAATAGACGCGGCGACCGCCCAGGGTGGTCAGCCCGCACAGCCAGCGAATCTCGTCGGCGTGCGGGACGGCGTTGAAATCGCCCATCAGGATCTGTGGGTTGTCACTTTTGTGCGCGGCCAATGCGTCTTCGATGGCCAGCACCTGCGCCTCGCGCTTGTCGCCTTCATGCTCGCGGTAGCTGAGGTGCGTGCTGTGCACCCAGAAAGAACCGAAGTCGGGTGAATCGATGCGCGCCGACAGCAAGCCGCGGCCTTCTTGCGGGGTAGCGTGCGGCAACACCTTGATCTCGTGCGCACCGATCGGTGGACGCGACAGCACGGCCAGGCCTTCGTGGCCGCCGCCCCATTCGGTGGTCGGCGCGAACACGTGCGCGTAGCCGCGGCTGCCGGCCAGCGCCTGCGCCTGGTTCATCACCCGCCCCGGCACGGCCCGCACCTCTTGCAGGGCCACCACGTCGGGCTGCAGGCTGTCCAGCTTTTCGGCCACCAGCGCCAGCCGATTTTCCCAGGGACCGTTTTCCCCCCACAGGTTCAGCGTCAAAAACCGCAGGAATTTGTGTGTCATCCCGTCATCCCCATTGCCCCGTCGCCCTTGCCCGCCTTTCAGGGGCCGCGATACGTGCACGTGCTGTCGAAGGTCTCGGACACGGTCACCGCCGACAGATGGGGGAGCTGTGGGCGCAAAGCATTCCAGATGTAGACCGCCATGTTCTCCGAGGTGGAGTTCTCAAGGCCCGGGACGTCGTTCAGCGTGTGGTGATCAAAGCGGCTCTGCAGGGGGGCCCAGGCGTCATCCATCACGCCGTAGTCGATGAGCCAGCCGGTATGAGGATCGATGGGTCCACGGACTTCCAGCGTGACGCGATAACTGTGCCCGTGAATGCGCGCGCATTTGTGGCCGGCGGGAACCCGCGGCAGGTGGTGCGCCGATTCGAAGCGGTACTCCTTGGTCAAGGTCACGATCATCTCGCCGCAAGATTATCACGACGAGCGGCCACGACCGGGACTGGCGCGCGCTAGCCTTCGCGCGCGCGCAGCACGGCGGTCGGGAAGGCGCGGCCCGGCCGGGCGAACAGATAGCCTTGGCAGAGGTCGCCGCCCAGGCCCACCAGGGTGTCGCGCTCCTGCTCGGTCTCGATGCCTTCGGCGATCATCTGGATGCCCAGGCCCCGGCACAGGCCGACGATCGAATGCACCAGCTTCTGCTTGGTCGGCGAGCGATCGAGGCCGCGAATCAAAGACATGTCGACCTTGACCACTTCGGGCTCAAGCTGCGCAAAGCTGGTGAGGCCCGCGTAGCCGGCGCCCAGATCGTCGACGGCGATGCGATAGCCCATGGCCCGCAGCTGAGCGACCCGGCCGCTGACGTCGTTGATGCGCTCGAGCGGCGCGCGTTCGGTGATCTCCAGGATCACGC of the Polyangia bacterium genome contains:
- the queD gene encoding 6-carboxytetrahydropterin synthase QueD produces the protein MIVTLTKEYRFESAHHLPRVPAGHKCARIHGHSYRVTLEVRGPIDPHTGWLIDYGVMDDAWAPLQSRFDHHTLNDVPGLENSTSENMAVYIWNALRPQLPHLSAVTVSETFDSTCTYRGP
- a CDS encoding endonuclease/exonuclease/phosphatase family protein, with product MTHKFLRFLTLNLWGENGPWENRLALVAEKLDSLQPDVVALQEVRAVPGRVMNQAQALAGSRGYAHVFAPTTEWGGGHEGLAVLSRPPIGAHEIKVLPHATPQEGRGLLSARIDSPDFGSFWVHSTHLSYREHEGDKREAQVLAIEDALAAHKSDNPQILMGDFNAVPHADEIRWLCGLTTLGGRRVYYQDAWDILHAGQPGFTWARSNPYTERLAFLRSDRRLDYIFVTPPRRDGRGTLHSARLMFDEPAVMPSGERLFASDHYGVVAEVQMAANHPGSGPTLVNLPTRGG
- a CDS encoding YhjD/YihY/BrkB family envelope integrity protein; translated protein: MRPTLQQFRAFIGGNRYTAGATAQFSRRARAAIYLYRLAVRILAQWARDKCPQQAAALAFQTALSLVPVTAIAFSVLRATGSLDAESNLSAFIARNIFPQLEDVAVHIEAFSKNISIGALGGGGLFFTLITCYSLYNYVEGIFNDIWRVGQRRTLMGKLLTFYAMVTLLPTLAGFSLYWSGKLISSGSASQFFAPLLLEMIALVLMNKLLPRALVNWSAAVTGALVTGFALEAMKFAFVAYAKKLMLRSYAGVYGPLGLIPLVLVWIYAAWLLVLLGAEIAHALQNLRLLEAEDRRQRGDEPINGLVAAQLLAAVSATHQTGGAGHRKDRLATEFGLTPDIVERIAERLKARGLIAEVQGDLNGYIPARPASTITLDDVLAAFRSTDVEIAEGATSPALQALITDLEEGRHRRIAGVTIADLLPDTDNTVVARPEGVPEATGD
- a CDS encoding metallophosphoesterase; translated protein: MFRLGHVTDPHFRGFDGARLGQFTGKRAIGAVNLVLNRRRKHKMDLLAALGDDVRAQALDHLAVTGDLSNIALEAEWQASLRWLAAAGVSGATATIIPGNHDAYVADVFDARRFETLFASFQAPDVPVDRDQPYPFVRLRGDVALIGVTSCVPTGDLGAWGEVGAAQLQRLEATLTSPALQGKTRVVLIHHPPVMLKGAESRNLRDRQSFADVLGRAGAELVLHGHDHKDESATLPGPGGRPIPIIGAGSASYTGSAEKRARYNIYEFDGNRITVVTRAHDEASDAFREVRRKALG